The following proteins are co-located in the Castanea sativa cultivar Marrone di Chiusa Pesio chromosome 8, ASM4071231v1 genome:
- the LOC142607756 gene encoding cyclin-dependent kinases regulatory subunit 1: protein MGQIQYSDKYFDDTYEYRHVVLPPEVAKLLPKNRLLSENEWRAIGVQQSRGWVHYAIHRPEPHIMLFRRPLNYQQQQENQAQQNMLAK from the exons ATGGGTCAGATCCAGTACTCCGACAAGTACTTCGATGACACTTATGAGTATCG TCATGTGGTGCTACCTCCTGAAGTGGCCAAATTGCTTCCCAAGAATCGTCTTCTCTCTGAA AACGAGTGGCGTGCAATTGGGGTTCAGCAGAGCCGTGGATGGGTCCACTATGCAATTCACCGTCCCGAGCCACACATCATGCTCTTCAGGAGGCCTCTGAACTATCAGCAGCAGCAGGAGAACCAGGCCCAGCAGAACATGCTTGCCAAGTGA